In the genome of Arvicola amphibius chromosome 2, mArvAmp1.2, whole genome shotgun sequence, the window GCAGAGGAGGGTAACATATGAGGATTGTTGCTGAGAGAAGGGGCTGAGAgctgaggggagaggcaggtgctggaaaaaagaaaggcagaggctAGATTGTACAGTGTGTATGGTCTTTGCTGAATTTTTGGGGTTACTCTCAAATACCAAAGAATTTAAACCATAAGTGGTATTTTGTATGGAAAATGAACTGTGTGTATGGAGTCTGGGGCTAGGCTGTGGTCCAGGTACAAAGATGTGTGAGCATGATATGAAAGCTCTTGACCAGGAGGGAAACAAGAGATTTATTGtgaatgtttaaaatatgtattgagCACTTACTATGGGCCTACTGTTGTGCTCAATGTAGGTAATTGAACAAAGCTTGTCTCATACGGCTTGTCGTTGgctgggggaaactgaggttaaATCAGATCACTTAATTATACAATTGAAATGGTGTAAGTCTCAGTGAAAGGGAGAAGGCAAGTGAGTTATAATCTTTAATTCCATGAACTAGAAATGTCGTTTAACCCATCTGAGgaattagaaaaattagaaacCCAAAGCCTAAGTCATGACAGCATGCTGGCATAAATACCAAGAAGGAAAGTTCTTGTGACGTGAGTCACAACCACCACCAAAAGTGGGGGATACTGGCAGAATGGCATCTGTGGAAACTGGATGGAGCTGGAGGGATGTGAGACTAtgagcagcacacaggcagaactCATTTGAGATAGAAGTTGAAGGGTGCCTGGGACTGCTTAGACACTGTTAGAACGGCTAAGGAGATAACCCAGGGCATGCAGGCCTAGAGGAGACAGGGTAGAGGAAACAGGCAGGATGGAGAGAGGTCATGCAGGCTGCTTTTGAATTGCAATAAATTGAGGTGGCACCTCTCCATTGTCTTCTGTACTTTTTGCAAAATAGACTATGAGGTTTTCTTTTGGAACGGGAAGACAGGGTAGAAGGTCACGATGTTGGACATAGTGAGGGCAGGTAACCTGGTGTTAGGGAGAACAGTGTCATAATGAAGGTAGCACAGCTTTTCAAGTTGAACAGAGTCAGTAGGGTTATCTTTCCCTTTTCCAGCAGCTGTCtctataattgaaaataaaattggtCATTAGTTATAGAGCACTGCTAGACACTATAAAAATAGGAAGATGAGTAAAATCCAGACGTTGTGGAAAGGACTCATGTGTTGCACGTTGGCTACAGTAGCTTGACCTACTTTAATCCTGTGGTGGCAGCTCGGGATCAAGGTTGCTCTCCTGACAATGCTTCTCTGGGCTGTTAGATGTAGGGTGTGTCAGCCATCATGGCTGGTAGTTATTCCAGGCTGAGTCACACCGAGAGTCCAGAGAGTTGACAGGGAGGACTAGACAATGGCATGATTGAATTTAGAGGGCAATGACCACTGGCAGTTCCTGGAACTCTTTGACAACGGTCTTTAAATGctaattgaattatttgtaatCAGTTTTTCCCACAAGACTATGAGATCCACCAGGAGCTTTGTCTTGGTCACTGCTGATTGCCCTACACTTAAAAGGGTCACTAggtaaattttgtgtgtgtgtgtgtgtgtgtgtgtgtgtgtgtgtgttgtgttgtggaggtcagaagttgatGCCACATCCTTCCTTGAAGGATTTCTCCATCTTATCTTTTGAGAGAAGCTCTCACTGAACTGGTACTCATTGATTGAGTGGACTGGCTGACCAAGAAGCTCCGGAGATCCACTATCCCTGACCACCCCTCCACATGTTAGGGTGATAGTCACACATTACTGCTGCcagcatttttatgtgtatgctaGGGTCCTTATGTTGGtatgccagctgagccatcttcccattcCCTGTTGGTAAATCTTTATTACATTTACCaacagaaccatctccccagtccctctaaGTCCCTTGGGAACTACAGAGATGGTTAACAGTTAAAAACATTTACTACTCTTTccgaggaccagggttcagttcttagcacacATATTAATGGCTCAgaatcacctataactccagttccaggtgatcctaTGGGCACTTCATGTGCATATAGctaatgtttaaattaaaatagtttaaaatttttcttaagaaaaaaagaaattatagcttaattttaaaataaataaaattaaacgaCATATAAGGGCTAGTGCTTATTTCATTGAATGCCTGTCTTGATGAATGGTCCTGAATCAAACCAAAGCAGTTTCCCATTCATCTTCTTCATGATCTCTCCCTTTGGACACAGATACAGATGAGGCGTTGGAAACTTTTGTTATGTATTCTTCTTTAGGATCTGGCCCTGATGGAGGCTGAGGAGCCTGAGCATGGAGCATCTGCACCCAGCCCTGCCATAGAAGACTTTAAAACTGTCCCTGAAGCAATCATGAGGAGCAGTCAGATCCCTTCCTTGGAGCCTGAAGCTCAAGAAGGCCAAGACCCATCCTACAAGTGGGCGGATAGCCACAGACTCTTGATGAACCAGCCAAAAGACGTAAGGGACATGAGCGACCACACACCTgatagtgtgggatttttcttaAAGGAAGTTTCTTCAGATGTGGAGAGCAACCAGGAAATCCTTGTGGCGGAGGCCTGTGACACTCCCGACCTGCAGGAAGCAGTATCCCAGAGCCTTCAAGACAGAGTGTCGAGAACAATAGCTGCCCCTGAGCTCTCGGCCTGTGGTGTGCAGGAAGAATGGCTAGACAAATCCAGCCAGCTAGATAGCAGAGTGGAGGCAGAGCTGCAGCCCGAACTCATGTCTTTGACGTTGTCGATTAGCTCagcaaaagaagaggaagaaacccCTCCAGACACCTCTAATGCTAGAGGATCTTGGCCTTCCTGCAGAAAGCACCCTGGGGAAACTGACCAGTCTTGGGGGGACGGAAGTGAACTGCTGAGCGAGGGGAAACAGCTGCAGCTGGAGGACACACAAGAAAAGCAAGGGCAAGAAGGCCTTCTCCAACCTCTGGACGCCCAGGGACTGGAGGAACAGGAAGGACAAGAAGTAGAAATTCGGGAGGAAGGAACTCTGAGGGAAGACGTTTGTTCTGATGGTCTTctgggggagcaggaagaggagggagaggaggttaATAGCAATGAGGATGAACAGAAACAGGATAAGGACCAAAACCACATAATGCTTGGAGCACAAAGGGAAAGTGAGGGGCTCAGTGAGGAATTGGGGGTTCTGGATTACAGTGAGTGTGGTCAGGAGGACTGGGACAGGAAGGCTCAGGGTCAGGGGGAttcagaggaggaggaacaggataGGGAATTAAGAGaggtggaagagaggagagcGAATGTGCAGTTTGCAGAGGAGCAAGGGTTAGTAGTGCAGTCAGAGAACGTAAGTGGGAAGCAGGCCGAGCACGCTGAGGCAGGAAAAGTGATGCCagtggaggagcagcaggaggtcCTAGACTCAGGTGATGAGGAGCGAGGGAGCGGGGCAAGGGGTGGGCAGGCAGCGGTAGAAGGGAGGAGACCCGAAGATGACAAGTGTTGTCCCCTAGTGGATCCTGTAGCTCCTGAGGGTCTCTCGCCGGGTTCATTGTTTCCAGGCATCTCTTGCTCTGATAGTCCTGGGGTTCAGAGGCATCCTGCTCCTAAGGAACTGATACCCCAAGCTCTGACTCCTGCACTGGAACCAATAGAATGGTCTCACCAACCCATTTCCCCATCTGCTTCTTTTGCTACTGAAGAACCCCTTGAAGATAGGACTCATAACAGCCAGCAAGAAGCAGTCAGGCTAAGGAAGGGGGGAGTATCCATCCAGGGGACTGAGGTTGTCTCTGCTACTGTCTCCGTGACTCCTAGGACACCGGATTCAGCCCCTTTCAGTTCCACTGAGGTCTTCCCCCTCGCTGCCTCCTTGTCACCTGTTAACGCTCAGGTTCTCCTTCCTGGTAAGGACACCCTAGCAGCCCGTCTCTCAACTGACACTTCACCTCATTGCGGGGCATTTGAGACTCCTCCGTTACCTGTAAAAACTACTAAGGACCCACGTGCCACCTCTGGCAAGGCCAACCATCATAGCCCTCTCTGCAGCTACACGGGAGCCACCCAACATCTAAGAAGTAACTCATTCCCAGGCTTTCACAGGACAGAACAGACGCCAGACTCTGTGGGaatgtcttcttctttttctcattcagaACTGCCACAGAGGCCCCCCAAACCTGCCATCTATGGCTCTCTGAACCcaaggagagacagaagaagcAGGGACGGTATCATCTTTTCAGATTCCTCTACTGCTTTTTTTCCCGTGAGACAGGACTCCAGAGAATTTGCTTCAAATCCAGAGGGACCCAGCGATCCTCATGGCAATCAACTGTGGAGCTCCCCACAGAGCTCAGCCCTTGCCACAGGCTCTCCTGTGCCTGCTTCTTCTCCATCCACTGTCTCCATGGATATGAGGATACATGAAACTttgccccctcctcccccagaAAAGAGACATAGCTACAGTTCCGTCGTGGAGAGAGACTGCCATCTTCCTGCTGTAACCCCCGCACTGAAGCGACATAGTCATCCTCCTCCCTTGGCCCTAAGTTCGGGGCTACATGGATCCCCGAAAGGCCCATTTCCCCTAGTTCCTGACTCTGTTGTGGCAAGGCAGCTTCGCCCTCTGCCATCCACCCCAGAAGACCCCCACCATGCTCAGACCTCCATCCCCCCCAGACTGAGATACAACAAACCGTTACCCCCAACACCCAATGCTCCTGAGCTCTGCCATTCTTCAAACTCTCCCTCCAATGTACCAAAGAAGTACAGGCCTCTACCCCCAGTTCCTCCCTCTGAGCCACCCCCCTTACCCCCCAAGTCCAGGGAAAGAAGCAGGAGTATCCAGGGGGCAGTTAGACATCCAGGGGATCAAGCCAAACCAAGGCCCACTGGCCAAGACAGGACAGCCTGCACTCTCTCTGTTGGACGGACCTCCTGGCCCCCGGCCACAGGCAGATCAACAGACTCTTTGGCTGCCCCCAGTAGGGGTAACAGTGAAGTGTCACCTGGCCTAGCTTTCAGCAACATGACAAACCTTCTAAGTCCCTCTTCCCCTACCACTCCCTGGATCCCAGAACTTCAGAGACCTATAAGTAAGGATGAGTTTGGGTTCACTGAAGAGTCTGAGTCCCCAGTGAGAGGATCGTTTAGAAGATCAGGCCCTCAGGAGATATATGACACACGGAGGTCATCTTTGGGACCAAGAAAACAGTCAGAAAAACCTATCCACCACCAACTGGAGAAGACATCCAGCTGTCCTGACAGGCACCCAGCGAGGACAGAGGGTGGCAGTGAACTGGCTGTCGGCCAGGCATCCAACAAGCACAAGAGTTGGAACCGGCAAGGGCTGCGGAGACCTTCTCTTTTGCCTGAGAGCGCTTCAGGTAAGTGGGGAGCAGAGGGTGCAGAAAGATCTTTGTTAGGCCAAGGTTTCCTTCTAGTTCGTCCATCTCCAGGgtctctcctgtcctctctgaAGCCTCACTCACTTGCTCATTTACCATCCACTCAGAAACTCAAACTCACGGCCCTGTGATCCCATCACgatgttcttcctccttttctaccTTTCCATCCCTAGCTTCCCCTGGAGTCCACTTCTTCTTGAAGTTGCCAGGACTCCCTTCATGGCTATGTCTTCTTGTTCTCTGCCTTGACGAACGTAAGGCACCCTTTCTTGGTGCATTCCCCATCTTGCCTGAAGGCTGGGGGGCATAGCTGATATCAGTCTTCCATCCTGACCTGAGGGCCAGGGACACAGGGTTCAGGACTCTGGAATACCCCTGGCTTTAGTATTGTCTTCTGCTAGAACTGTCTTCCCTCTGCTCACCTGTGACTCCTGCTCATCCTTTCACTCTCTCTAAATGCCCCTGTTATGTCAcccatttatttccctttccAGATTTAAGAAACTCGGGCATGGGAAGACCTCCTGGCTCTTCAGACTCTGTTGTTTTCCGGTGAGTTGCTCTAGCTCCTCACAAGCTCAACTGTATGGTCTTCATTTATGACACTAGGATTTCCTTAGCAGACCTTCAGTGGATAAGGATACTGGGATCCAGGATGTCTGGTGCCTCTATCTTCAAAAAgtaaggagaggaagagaaaggcaccAGGCCTGCCAGGAAGGGAGGTGTTTGGACCTAACCAGCTCTGCCCACTGTATCTGAGTCAGCTGTTCTCCTTAGGCATATGACTATAAACAGTGTCCTTCCACATAATATCTGGGGTTATCATTTGACATGCCCCACAGGATTTATAAGTTCTCCCCAAGATCGCAGGATCTTCTCTGGTCTTTGAGATAAGGGAGAGGAGTTGAATAGATAAATCCATGATGGGGACAGGTTGAAGCCTCTGTTCCTTTGGTCCTGACATCCCAGCATGTATGTGGAGGGTAGGGATTTCTTCATCTAAAGTCACTTAAGGGGTCTTCTGTCTCATGGTCAACAAGCACCCCAAACCCTGCCTACTCCACAGGGAGAAGAAACCAAAGGAGGGGATAGGCTTTTCAAGACGTTGCTCCAAGCTCATCAACTCCTGTGAGTATCTGAAACAGGTCTCTAGGCTCGGGTGTGCTCTCTGCCTAAAGTGGGTGAGGGAACTCATGACAGCCAGCAATCAAGTGGTGGTGTCCAGAAGAAAGGGTTGCCGGAGGTCAGCTGTAGATGGCAATTTCTGGCTGCGGGCTTCCACTCCCttcattttctcagaattttctCCTCCCGTGAATCCTCACCCACAGCCCAGCTACTCTATCAGGAGTACAGTGACGTTGTTCTGAACAAGGAGATCCAGAGCCAGCAGCGGCTGGATAGTCTGGCCGAGGGACCTGGAATCTCTTCCCCCCGGCAGCGTCGAAAGGCAGTGGTGCCTTCGGACTCCTACCTCCAGCGCCTCTCCATGGCCTCCAGTGGCTCCCTCTGGCAGGAGATCCCTGTGGTGCGCAACAGTACCGTGCTACTGTCCATGACCCATGAAGATCAAAAACTTCAAGAGGTACCACCCAGGGCAGGGCAGAGAAGGGGGAACAAAGTCATATTTGCTAATGTTTTATCTCCTCAACTCTGCCACCAAGAGCAGGCGGTCCCCGCCCCATGCTCCCCTGTATACAGAGTGACTGCTCACTGCCATGCTGAAGGATGTGAACTGCTCTCAGAATCTGGGTACTTTCCCCACTTCCCACATTCATCATGTGCCATCTGCTCCTACCTGTAGTGTCTAGGGTCATTCAGAGTGACCATACCTCTACATCTGTTGGCAGGGATGTGAATGTAACTTTGTCACCACTGCTTCATGATGAGCTATAATCTCTCCACTTCCACAAGGGTTTCAGACAAGCCACATAATCTTTGCTGGCTCCTTTGAAGAGGACAACCAGAAGTTGTCCTTTGGTTCTTAGATCTCACTAAAGCTTTAATACGTCCCTGCTTGTCATCACTCCCAGTAGCAAGATGGTAGGAGACAACGCCTATCTGGTTCTAAGCTGTGACCATTAGTAAGTTCTCCATATGCAGTTTCTGCTTTCAGAACTGTCTGAAATCAGAGGTAGAACCTTTCTTCCCCGGGAGAAAGTAGGGTGCCGTGGGATAGAGGACTATCTGAGTTGTTATGTTCTACAACAGTTGATCCAGACATGAAGCCTTCACTCATACAGGTTGCTTGAATTTGGCCAAATCACTTGCTCTCTCTGAGCATTGTTTCCCATTTGTAAAACAGACACAAAGAGTtactggcaggaaaaaaaaagataaatggttACTACAGAATAATTAGTCAGAAAATATGGCTATTTGAATTTTGACGATGCAGACCTGCTTCATGTACAATAGTGATAACCGCAGACCAGCTGTATCACTTCACTGCAAGTTTTAAAACGCATGTGTTGAGAAAAATCACTCACCTGTCCTGTATTTATTTCTTCCCATCAAACAAtgggaagatgaaataaacactcGCTCCCTCTCCCTAAGTCTTCAGTAAGCTAGGAAGTCACGAGGGTCTAGACTCCAGCCTTCACTCATCTTTCTTCTTGACTTTGTGACCCGAGAGACCTCTGCATCAGTACCGTATACATACACGTTCATTTCAGGAAATAACATCTTGGGGGCCTGCAAAGTTCCTTCACAGATTCCATTCCTTTTAAcagtcatgtatgtgtgtgtgtgtggggggggtcactATATCTatataaaaggacaaaacaaaaacaaaattctaagttTCAGAAGCTTAAATGAGCCACCTTAGGGCATATGATCTTTGACTGCTTTGTAGAGGATAAATGTGCAATGTCATGGTTTGGGGTTATATAGAAAGGTCCTGTGTGGTTGGCTATCTGACATCAGTAAGGATtgcctgtctttctcttctcGCCAAGAGGTCTTACTGACGCCCGACTTGGAGAGCCCACTGGTCGTGCCTGTGTCGTTGCGCCCCCTGCTGGAACCTCCACACACATTCTTGAGTGCTTGGTTCCCTTTTAAACTAAAACTTTTCTCACATACTTTTTCTCAcatctttccatttctcctcaGACCTCAAACTGAGCTTGTCACCTTCCTCCCTAAGTCATTTCCTTCAGAGCACTATGGCTTCATCAGTAATTCCATCATCCAACCACTACCCAACTGAAGAGCAAGGTGTTGGCTTTGGCTCCTCCTCTGTGCACCCCACTTCCAGCAAATAAACAAAGTCTTCCAATTCTGCCTGCTTGGTGCTTAGATCAGTCTACTTCTCCCATGCCTGTGACGGGCAGACCTTCATCTCCCATCTAGACATGTTACCATTTCCCACCATTGTTCCTACCTCTTCTAGACTTTTCCACACTTTgctaaaggacactgtcattcaaAAGAATACTGAACTACCAGCTAATTCCTGTACTTAGAGAATTTTCTCTCTCAcatctctttgtttgtttttgtttttcgagacaggattcaGAGAAACCATGAaacagtcatggctgtcctggaactcactttgtagaacaggctggcctcgaactcatagagatctgcctgtctctgcctcccaagtgctgggattaaaggcctgcaccaccactgcctgacccttTCACATCTCTTTAAGCTCATATTGTGCTGTACTGTTTAAATAACCCACCAGGCCTCATGCCTCATTCCTACTTGTCCTTCtggctttattttccttttccttttcttttcttttcctttcttttcttttgttttttagtaaAAGTTCCAGAAATACtcaacttttttgtttcttttctaaaaataaatttcattatgttttttaaaagtattaactACCTTGTTATGCGGTCTAGCAgagtatattttatattggtaaaaTGATTACTGTGATGTAGAAAATTA includes:
- the Arhgef5 gene encoding rho guanine nucleotide exchange factor 5, with protein sequence MEAEEPEHGASAPSPAIEDFKTVPEAIMRSSQIPSLEPEAQEGQDPSYKWADSHRLLMNQPKDVRDMSDHTPDSVGFFLKEVSSDVESNQEILVAEACDTPDLQEAVSQSLQDRVSRTIAAPELSACGVQEEWLDKSSQLDSRVEAELQPELMSLTLSISSAKEEEETPPDTSNARGSWPSCRKHPGETDQSWGDGSELLSEGKQLQLEDTQEKQGQEGLLQPLDAQGLEEQEGQEVEIREEGTLREDVCSDGLLGEQEEEGEEVNSNEDEQKQDKDQNHIMLGAQRESEGLSEELGVLDYSECGQEDWDRKAQGQGDSEEEEQDRELREVEERRANVQFAEEQGLVVQSENVSGKQAEHAEAGKVMPVEEQQEVLDSGDEERGSGARGGQAAVEGRRPEDDKCCPLVDPVAPEGLSPGSLFPGISCSDSPGVQRHPAPKELIPQALTPALEPIEWSHQPISPSASFATEEPLEDRTHNSQQEAVRLRKGGVSIQGTEVVSATVSVTPRTPDSAPFSSTEVFPLAASLSPVNAQVLLPGKDTLAARLSTDTSPHCGAFETPPLPVKTTKDPRATSGKANHHSPLCSYTGATQHLRSNSFPGFHRTEQTPDSVGMSSSFSHSELPQRPPKPAIYGSLNPRRDRRSRDGIIFSDSSTAFFPVRQDSREFASNPEGPSDPHGNQLWSSPQSSALATGSPVPASSPSTVSMDMRIHETLPPPPPEKRHSYSSVVERDCHLPAVTPALKRHSHPPPLALSSGLHGSPKGPFPLVPDSVVARQLRPLPSTPEDPHHAQTSIPPRLRYNKPLPPTPNAPELCHSSNSPSNVPKKYRPLPPVPPSEPPPLPPKSRERSRSIQGAVRHPGDQAKPRPTGQDRTACTLSVGRTSWPPATGRSTDSLAAPSRGNSEVSPGLAFSNMTNLLSPSSPTTPWIPELQRPISKDEFGFTEESESPVRGSFRRSGPQEIYDTRRSSLGPRKQSEKPIHHQLEKTSSCPDRHPARTEGGSELAVGQASNKHKSWNRQGLRRPSLLPESASDLRNSGMGRPPGSSDSVVFREKKPKEGIGFSRRCSKLINSSQLLYQEYSDVVLNKEIQSQQRLDSLAEGPGISSPRQRRKAVVPSDSYLQRLSMASSGSLWQEIPVVRNSTVLLSMTHEDQKLQEAKFELIVSEASYLRSLNIAVDHFQHSAQLRASLSTQDHQWLFSRLQDVRDVSTTFLSDLEENFENNIFSFQVCDVVLNHAPDFRRVYLPYVTNQTYQERTFQSLMNSNSTFREVLEKLESDPICQRLSLKSFLILPFQRITRLKLLLQNILKRTQPGSSEEAEATKAHHALEKLIRDCNSNVQRMRRTEELIYLSQKIEFECKIFPLISQSRWLVKSGELTALEFSASPGLRRKLTTRPVHLHLFNDCLLLSRPREGNRFLVFDHAPFSSIRGEKCEMKLHGAHKNLFRLFLLQNTQGTQVEFLFSTETQSEKLRWISALAMPREELDLLECYDSPQVQCLRAYKPRENDELALEKADVVMVTQQSSDGWLEGVRLSDGEQGWFPIQQVEFISNSEVRAQNLKEAHRIKTAKLQLVEQQV